One Halobacterium sp. DL1 DNA window includes the following coding sequences:
- a CDS encoding short-chain dehydrogenase has translation MSSDWTPEQLSAQAGRHVVVTGANSGVGFEAAREFAAAGAHVVLAVRSTERGREAKRAIEEDYAGASLTLAELDLADLDSVRSFAEWYRTEFDALDVLCNNAGVMAIPRSETADGFETQFGVNHLGHFALTAGLLGALRRTNGRSRVVTQSSGVHERGRIDFDDLQGEDDYDKWAAYAQSKLANVLFAYELDRRLRAANASVASVACHPGYADTNLQRRGPKQAGSRLRLLGMKVANVVFAQSAERGSWSMLFAATHPSIDGGEYVGPGGFLNMRGHPAKQSSSARSHDRDVARRLWTVSERLTGARFDLPTPEAAPQ, from the coding sequence ATGAGTAGCGACTGGACGCCAGAGCAGCTGTCCGCCCAGGCCGGCCGGCACGTCGTCGTGACCGGCGCGAACAGCGGCGTGGGCTTCGAAGCGGCGCGGGAGTTCGCCGCCGCCGGCGCGCACGTCGTACTGGCGGTCCGGAGCACCGAACGCGGGCGGGAAGCGAAACGGGCCATCGAGGAGGACTACGCGGGCGCGTCGCTCACCCTCGCCGAACTCGACCTCGCGGACCTGGACTCCGTGCGGTCGTTCGCGGAGTGGTACCGGACGGAGTTCGACGCCCTCGACGTGCTCTGCAACAACGCCGGCGTGATGGCGATTCCGCGCTCGGAGACCGCTGACGGCTTCGAGACGCAGTTCGGCGTGAACCACCTCGGTCACTTCGCGCTCACAGCAGGCCTCCTCGGCGCACTGCGGCGAACGAACGGGCGGTCCCGCGTCGTCACGCAGTCCAGCGGCGTCCACGAGCGCGGCCGCATCGACTTCGACGACCTCCAGGGCGAGGACGACTACGACAAGTGGGCGGCGTACGCGCAGTCGAAACTCGCGAACGTGCTGTTCGCCTACGAACTCGACCGGCGACTCCGCGCCGCGAACGCGAGCGTGGCGAGCGTCGCCTGCCACCCGGGGTACGCCGACACGAACCTCCAGCGTAGAGGCCCCAAACAGGCCGGTTCGCGGCTCCGCCTGCTCGGGATGAAGGTCGCGAACGTCGTCTTCGCCCAGAGCGCCGAACGCGGTTCGTGGTCGATGCTGTTCGCCGCCACGCACCCCTCCATCGACGGCGGCGAGTACGTCGGTCCCGGGGGGTTCCTGAACATGCGTGGTCACCCAGCCAAACAGTCCTCCAGCGCCCGGTCGCACGACCGCGACGTCGCCCGCCGACTCTGGACCGTCTCCGAGAGACTCACCGGCGCGCGCTTCGACCTCCCCACGCCCGAGGCCGCCCCGCAGTAG
- a CDS encoding N-acetyltransferase, protein MHARDAEKHEEVWLLDRLDEYGFEDPAFRSRDYVLAIEDDSRERAGFARLRAHDADGPVCEFTNIGVLEEYRGQGVGARLLEYLMGEAREQGFEGAYALSEEGDYLSQFGFERVAAEELPAPLPERLDAVRDYRPDADPFYLGFEAFEIPLRLRRRFSDEEGTDDPETPEDFGIDPDSATYKYDTSSK, encoded by the coding sequence ATGCACGCACGGGACGCCGAGAAACACGAGGAGGTGTGGCTGCTCGACCGCCTCGACGAGTACGGGTTCGAGGACCCGGCGTTCCGCTCGCGGGACTACGTGCTCGCCATCGAGGACGACAGCCGTGAGCGCGCCGGATTCGCCCGACTCCGGGCCCACGACGCCGACGGACCGGTCTGCGAGTTCACGAACATCGGCGTGCTCGAGGAGTACCGCGGCCAGGGTGTCGGCGCCCGCCTCCTCGAGTACCTCATGGGGGAGGCCCGCGAGCAGGGGTTCGAGGGGGCGTACGCGCTCTCAGAGGAGGGCGACTACCTCTCGCAGTTCGGCTTCGAGCGCGTTGCCGCCGAGGAACTGCCCGCCCCGCTCCCGGAACGACTCGACGCCGTCCGCGACTACCGGCCGGACGCGGACCCGTTCTACCTCGGCTTCGAGGCGTTCGAGATTCCGCTCCGCCTGCGCCGCCGGTTCTCCGACGAGGAGGGCACCGACGACCCGGAGACGCCCGAGGACTTCGGCATCGACCCGGACTCGGCGACGTACAAGTACGACACCAGCAGCAAGTGA
- a CDS encoding methylmalonyl-CoA mutase, giving the protein MYDSEDLERIRESREEWEADTLGPTLERFGERQEQFTTDTGGQPVDRLYTPEDVSELDYDEDLGFPGEEPYTRGPYPTMYRGRLWTMRQYAGFGTPDETNERFHYLLDQGQTGLSMAFDLPTQMGYDSDATMAQGEVGKSGVAIDTLADFEQVFEGIPLDEVSTSMTINAPASVLLAMYIAVGDKQGVDREELRGTIQNDILKEYIARNTYIFPPEPSMRIITDIFEFCADETPKFNTISISGYHIREAGATAAQEIAFTLADGIEYVETALEAGLDVDEFAPQLSFFFNAHNNILEEVAKFRAARRMWATIMEERFGAESPKSKQLKFHTQTAGSTLTAQQIDNNIVRVAYQALAAVLGGTQSLHTNGKDEALSIPTEDSVRTALRTQQILAHESGAADTIDPLAGSYYVESLTDEVEAEALDLIDEVESRGGMRQSVEDQWVQRQIQDVAFERQQEVEDEERIIVGVNEFEVDDEPEVDIEEVTEEDEQRKVNGLDSVKDDRDEAAVEDALAALEDAANGGENVMPYIVDAVKAYASVGEICNTLRDVFGEHQPGAAV; this is encoded by the coding sequence ATGTACGACTCCGAGGACCTCGAGCGCATCCGCGAGTCCCGGGAGGAGTGGGAGGCCGACACCCTCGGGCCGACGCTGGAGCGCTTCGGCGAGCGCCAGGAACAGTTCACCACGGACACCGGCGGCCAGCCGGTCGACCGCCTCTACACGCCCGAGGACGTCTCGGAACTCGACTACGACGAGGACCTCGGGTTCCCGGGCGAGGAGCCCTACACGCGTGGGCCCTACCCGACGATGTACCGCGGACGGCTGTGGACGATGCGCCAGTACGCGGGCTTCGGGACGCCCGACGAGACCAACGAGCGGTTCCACTACCTGCTCGACCAGGGCCAGACCGGGCTCTCGATGGCGTTCGACCTGCCGACCCAGATGGGCTACGACTCCGACGCCACGATGGCCCAGGGAGAGGTGGGCAAGTCCGGGGTCGCCATCGACACGCTCGCGGACTTCGAGCAGGTGTTCGAGGGCATCCCGCTGGACGAGGTGTCGACGTCGATGACCATCAACGCGCCAGCCAGCGTGCTGCTCGCGATGTACATCGCCGTCGGCGACAAGCAGGGCGTCGACCGTGAGGAACTCCGGGGGACCATCCAGAACGACATCCTCAAGGAGTACATCGCGCGCAACACCTACATCTTCCCGCCGGAGCCGTCGATGCGCATCATCACGGACATCTTCGAGTTCTGCGCGGACGAGACGCCGAAGTTCAACACCATTTCCATCTCCGGCTACCACATCCGCGAGGCGGGCGCGACGGCGGCCCAGGAGATCGCGTTCACGCTCGCCGACGGCATCGAGTACGTCGAGACCGCCCTCGAAGCCGGCCTCGACGTCGACGAGTTCGCGCCCCAGCTATCCTTCTTCTTCAACGCCCACAACAACATCCTCGAGGAGGTCGCGAAGTTCCGCGCCGCCCGCCGAATGTGGGCGACGATAATGGAGGAGCGCTTCGGCGCGGAGAGCCCCAAATCGAAGCAGCTGAAGTTCCACACCCAGACCGCGGGGTCGACGCTCACCGCCCAGCAGATCGACAACAACATCGTCCGCGTGGCCTACCAGGCGCTCGCGGCCGTCCTCGGTGGCACCCAGAGCCTCCACACGAACGGGAAGGACGAGGCGCTCTCGATTCCGACGGAGGACTCCGTGCGCACCGCGCTTCGCACCCAGCAGATTCTCGCCCACGAGTCGGGCGCGGCCGACACCATCGACCCGCTCGCCGGGTCGTACTACGTCGAGTCCCTGACCGACGAGGTCGAGGCCGAAGCGCTGGACCTCATCGACGAGGTCGAGTCCCGCGGCGGGATGCGCCAGTCCGTCGAGGACCAGTGGGTACAACGCCAGATTCAGGACGTCGCCTTCGAGCGCCAGCAGGAGGTCGAGGACGAGGAACGCATCATCGTCGGCGTCAACGAGTTCGAGGTCGACGACGAACCCGAGGTCGACATCGAGGAGGTCACCGAGGAGGACGAGCAGCGGAAGGTGAACGGCCTGGATTCCGTCAAGGACGACCGGGACGAGGCGGCCGTCGAGGACGCACTCGCGGCGCTGGAGGACGCAGCGAACGGCGGCGAGAACGTGATGCCGTACATCGTTGACGCGGTGAAGGCGTACGCCAGCGTCGGCGAGATCTGCAACACGCTCCGCGACGTCTTCGGCGAACACCAGCCCGGCGCGGCGGTCTGA
- a CDS encoding 2-oxoacid ferredoxin oxidoreductase subunit beta (catalyzes the coenzyme A-dependent decarboxylation of 2-oxoacids, such as pyruvate and 2-oxoglutarate), whose amino-acid sequence MSSENVRFTDFKSDKQPTWCPGCGDFGTMNGMMKALAQTGNSPDDTFVVAGIGCSGKIGTYMRSYALHGVHGRALPVGTGVKLANPDLEVMVAGGDGDGYSIGAGHFVHAVRRNVDITYVVMDNRIYGLTKGQASPTSRSDFETATTPEGPKQPPVNPLALAMAAGGSFIAQSFSSDAKRHTEIVQEAIEHDGFSLVNCFSPCVTFNDVDTYGYFRDSLVDLSEEDDYDPSDYDQAKDAILEADKEYMGVLYQNEDSVPYHEAHGITENMADIPDGAPDGATDLVREFY is encoded by the coding sequence ATGAGCTCAGAGAACGTCCGATTCACCGACTTCAAGTCCGACAAGCAGCCCACGTGGTGTCCCGGCTGTGGCGACTTCGGCACCATGAACGGGATGATGAAAGCACTCGCCCAGACCGGCAACTCGCCCGACGACACGTTCGTCGTCGCGGGCATCGGTTGTTCGGGCAAGATCGGGACGTACATGCGGTCGTACGCCCTCCACGGCGTCCACGGCCGCGCGCTCCCGGTCGGCACCGGCGTCAAACTCGCTAACCCCGACCTCGAAGTGATGGTCGCGGGCGGCGACGGCGACGGTTACTCCATCGGCGCGGGCCACTTCGTCCACGCCGTCCGCCGGAACGTCGACATCACGTACGTCGTGATGGACAACCGCATCTACGGCCTCACCAAGGGCCAGGCGTCCCCGACCAGCCGGTCGGACTTCGAGACGGCGACCACCCCCGAGGGCCCGAAGCAGCCCCCGGTCAACCCGCTCGCGCTCGCGATGGCTGCCGGCGGCTCGTTTATCGCCCAGAGCTTCTCCTCGGACGCGAAGCGCCACACCGAGATCGTCCAGGAGGCCATCGAGCACGACGGCTTCAGCCTGGTGAACTGCTTCAGTCCCTGTGTCACGTTCAACGACGTGGACACGTACGGCTACTTCCGGGACAGCCTCGTCGACCTCTCGGAGGAGGACGACTACGACCCGTCTGACTACGACCAGGCGAAGGACGCCATCCTCGAGGCCGACAAGGAGTACATGGGCGTGCTCTACCAGAACGAGGACTCCGTCCCCTACCACGAGGCCCACGGCATCACCGAGAACATGGCGGACATCCCGGACGGCGCCCCCGACGGCGCGACGGACCTCGTCCGCGAGTTCTACTAA
- a CDS encoding peptidase S66, whose translation MTEFVTPPAMEPGDSVAVVGPSSGGARKAPHLLELAVERLREVFDLDPVVYPTARQSDEFLRDHPRARAADLHAAFRDPDVSGVFATIGGADQLRVLKHLDPDVLREHPTRFYGMSDNTNLGLYLWREGVVSYNGAQLLNEIATPGGIPEYTERYCRRAFFEETVGELEASDEWTDAPSHWWADRSLMDERPAYEPNPGWQWAGGTEPVSGRLWGGCRAIIDWHLASDRYLPAAERLDGAVLCIETAQDLPSPTMVGGSLMAMGERGLLERFDGVLFGRPPTRSYADDPPGGDRERYREELYDAVVEWVGRYNPNAPVVCGLDWGHTNPVAPLPIGRQVEVDPESERVVVR comes from the coding sequence ATGACGGAGTTCGTCACGCCGCCTGCGATGGAACCCGGCGACAGCGTCGCCGTGGTCGGCCCCTCCTCCGGCGGCGCCCGCAAGGCACCGCACCTCCTGGAACTCGCCGTCGAGCGTCTCCGCGAGGTGTTCGACCTCGACCCCGTGGTCTACCCGACCGCCCGACAGAGCGACGAGTTTCTGCGCGACCACCCGCGGGCGCGCGCTGCCGACCTCCACGCAGCGTTCCGCGACCCTGACGTCTCCGGGGTGTTCGCCACCATCGGCGGGGCCGACCAGCTCCGCGTGCTGAAGCACCTCGACCCCGACGTGCTCCGCGAGCACCCGACGCGGTTCTACGGAATGAGCGACAACACCAACCTCGGGCTCTACCTCTGGCGGGAGGGCGTCGTCTCCTACAACGGCGCCCAGCTCCTGAACGAAATAGCGACGCCCGGCGGAATCCCCGAGTACACGGAGCGCTACTGCCGACGGGCGTTCTTCGAGGAGACGGTCGGCGAGCTCGAAGCGAGCGACGAGTGGACCGACGCGCCGAGTCACTGGTGGGCCGACCGCAGCCTGATGGACGAACGGCCCGCGTACGAGCCGAATCCCGGCTGGCAGTGGGCGGGCGGCACCGAGCCGGTGTCGGGCCGGCTCTGGGGCGGCTGCCGCGCCATCATCGACTGGCACCTCGCCAGCGACCGCTACCTCCCGGCGGCGGAGCGCCTGGACGGCGCGGTGCTCTGCATCGAGACGGCCCAGGACCTCCCGTCGCCGACGATGGTCGGCGGGAGCCTGATGGCGATGGGCGAGCGCGGCCTCCTGGAGCGCTTCGACGGCGTGCTCTTCGGGCGACCGCCGACCCGGAGCTACGCCGACGATCCGCCGGGCGGCGACCGCGAGCGCTACCGTGAGGAGCTCTACGACGCCGTCGTCGAGTGGGTCGGCCGATACAACCCGAACGCGCCAGTGGTGTGCGGCCTCGACTGGGGACACACGAATCCCGTCGCGCCCCTCCCCATCGGCCGGCAGGTCGAGGTCGACCCGGAATCCGAGCGCGTCGTCGTTCGCTGA
- a CDS encoding acetyl-CoA synthetase gives MDSLDEVDEVVHRPTQEFVESTNVWAFMQAHDIADYDELIERTTTDLDWFWGELPDYLGLDFHEEYDQVRDETDGPQFTQWYPGAKLNVAHNAVDRHAATDSPDRNRVACIWEGEPGEVREVTYHELHRQANKVANALEARGIGEGDTVGLYMPMVPEVQSILYGVFKVGAVAVPIFSGFGVDATATRISDSECSVLFTGDGFYRRGDPITLKQTADEAIEQAGHVEHTIVYDRLGSSDPNDDLDIPWDDGRDEWWADAVEPEDDEFETRVMDASDPCMLLYSSGTTGKPKGIVHTHAGALVQPAKEIHFGFDQKPADRFFWVSDIGWMMGPWTLIGNHAFGGTIVMYEGAPDHPEPDRFWELIDRHGVTQFGISPTAIRALRKYGDEWLDGHDLSSLRLLGSTGEPWDPESWQWFYENVGGGEAPIINISGGTEVFGCFLMPMPIQELKPCTLGGPGLGMDIDIVDERGDSIRDDHERGYLVARSSNPAMTKSLWSGDERYLREYWSRFEDVWNHGDWAQMDDDGFWFLHGRADDAINVAGRKVGPAEVEGALIDHEAVNQAAAVGVPDDTTGEAVVAYVILEDREEPSDELAEELRAHVGAELGKPFRPREVLFVDAFPKTQSGKIIRRAIEGAYTGEDIGDLSSIENPDALEALRNAS, from the coding sequence ATGGATTCGCTCGACGAAGTGGACGAAGTCGTCCACCGACCGACCCAGGAGTTCGTCGAGTCCACGAACGTCTGGGCGTTCATGCAGGCCCACGACATCGCGGACTACGACGAACTCATCGAGCGCACGACGACCGACCTCGACTGGTTCTGGGGCGAACTCCCCGACTACCTCGGCCTCGACTTCCACGAGGAGTACGACCAGGTGCGCGACGAGACGGATGGCCCGCAGTTCACGCAGTGGTACCCGGGGGCGAAACTGAACGTCGCGCACAACGCCGTTGACCGGCACGCGGCGACGGACTCCCCGGACCGCAACCGCGTCGCCTGCATCTGGGAGGGGGAACCCGGAGAGGTGCGCGAGGTCACGTACCACGAACTCCACCGCCAGGCGAACAAGGTCGCGAACGCCCTGGAGGCCCGCGGCATCGGCGAGGGGGACACGGTCGGTCTCTACATGCCGATGGTGCCGGAGGTCCAGAGCATCCTCTACGGCGTCTTCAAGGTCGGCGCCGTCGCCGTCCCCATCTTCTCCGGGTTCGGCGTCGACGCCACCGCCACGCGCATTTCGGACAGCGAGTGCTCGGTGCTGTTCACGGGCGACGGCTTCTACCGCCGCGGCGACCCCATCACGCTGAAACAGACCGCCGACGAGGCCATCGAGCAGGCCGGCCACGTCGAACACACCATCGTCTACGACCGACTGGGCTCTAGCGACCCCAACGACGACCTCGACATCCCGTGGGACGACGGCCGCGACGAGTGGTGGGCCGACGCCGTCGAACCCGAGGACGACGAGTTCGAGACGCGCGTCATGGACGCCAGCGACCCCTGTATGCTGCTGTACTCCTCGGGAACGACGGGGAAGCCGAAGGGCATCGTCCACACCCACGCCGGCGCGCTCGTCCAGCCGGCAAAGGAGATTCACTTCGGCTTCGACCAGAAACCCGCCGACCGCTTCTTCTGGGTGAGCGACATCGGCTGGATGATGGGGCCGTGGACGCTCATCGGCAACCACGCCTTCGGCGGCACCATCGTCATGTACGAGGGTGCGCCCGACCACCCCGAGCCCGACCGCTTCTGGGAGCTGATCGACCGCCACGGCGTCACCCAGTTCGGCATCTCACCGACCGCCATCCGCGCGCTCCGCAAGTACGGCGACGAGTGGCTCGACGGCCACGACCTCTCCAGCCTCCGCTTGCTCGGCTCCACGGGCGAACCGTGGGACCCCGAGAGCTGGCAGTGGTTCTACGAGAACGTCGGCGGCGGCGAAGCGCCAATTATCAACATCTCCGGCGGGACGGAGGTGTTCGGCTGCTTCCTGATGCCGATGCCCATCCAGGAGCTCAAACCCTGCACGCTCGGTGGACCGGGCCTCGGGATGGACATCGACATCGTCGACGAGCGAGGCGACTCCATCAGGGACGACCACGAACGGGGCTACCTCGTCGCGCGCTCCTCGAACCCGGCGATGACGAAGAGCCTCTGGAGCGGCGACGAGCGCTACCTGCGCGAGTACTGGTCGCGCTTCGAGGACGTCTGGAACCACGGCGACTGGGCGCAGATGGACGACGACGGCTTCTGGTTCCTCCACGGCCGCGCCGACGACGCCATCAACGTCGCGGGCCGGAAGGTCGGTCCCGCGGAGGTCGAGGGTGCGCTCATCGACCACGAGGCGGTCAACCAGGCCGCTGCAGTCGGAGTCCCGGACGACACCACCGGCGAAGCAGTCGTCGCGTACGTCATCCTCGAGGACCGCGAGGAACCCAGCGACGAACTCGCCGAGGAACTACGCGCCCACGTCGGCGCGGAACTCGGCAAACCATTCCGCCCGCGCGAGGTGTTGTTCGTCGACGCGTTCCCGAAGACTCAGTCGGGGAAGATCATCCGGCGCGCCATCGAGGGCGCCTACACTGGCGAGGACATCGGCGACCTCTCCAGCATCGAGAATCCGGACGCCCTCGAAGCCCTCAGAAACGCCTCCTAG
- a CDS encoding methylmalonyl-CoA epimerase: MHVDHVGVATDDASSLADLYTELFDAPVAHEETFDGLRVVFLELDGEGYFELLEPVEDGTTIGRYLENNGSGIHHVALATEDIEAALDTAREAGVELIDEEPRDGAWGHDVAFLHPKSTGGALVEFVEH, translated from the coding sequence ATGCACGTAGACCACGTCGGCGTCGCCACTGACGACGCCAGCAGCCTCGCAGACCTCTACACCGAGTTGTTCGACGCGCCCGTCGCGCACGAGGAGACGTTCGACGGCCTCCGCGTCGTCTTCCTCGAACTCGACGGCGAGGGATACTTCGAACTGCTCGAACCGGTTGAGGACGGGACGACCATCGGGCGATACCTCGAGAACAACGGGAGCGGCATCCACCACGTCGCGCTCGCCACCGAGGACATCGAGGCGGCGCTCGACACCGCCCGCGAAGCCGGCGTCGAACTCATCGACGAGGAACCGAGAGACGGCGCGTGGGGCCACGACGTCGCGTTCCTCCACCCTAAGTCGACGGGCGGCGCGCTCGTGGAGTTCGTCGAGCACTGA
- a CDS encoding oxidoreductase, with protein MDETAVAVREVREVGPDTVALTFEAPAEFAAEPGQFVRILAEFDGEEEGRYYTLSSPTVEGTFEVTVGVDPEGTLGPWLADREPGDEVRIEGPYGDDYYEGEKSVVLLAGGPGVGPAIGIAERAITEDADVTLVYRDDEPVHEERLAGLSVAGARVVFVTGALSDAVQSIAESPDAAPFVYGFSDFCEEAVEALDAAGFDTETAKVESFGPAP; from the coding sequence ATGGACGAGACTGCAGTTGCGGTTCGCGAGGTCCGCGAGGTCGGACCGGACACCGTCGCACTGACGTTCGAGGCGCCGGCGGAGTTCGCGGCCGAACCCGGACAGTTCGTGCGCATCCTCGCGGAGTTCGACGGCGAGGAGGAGGGGCGCTACTACACGCTGTCCTCGCCGACCGTCGAGGGCACGTTCGAGGTCACCGTCGGGGTCGACCCGGAGGGGACGCTCGGACCGTGGCTCGCCGACCGCGAACCGGGAGACGAGGTCCGAATCGAGGGCCCCTACGGCGACGACTACTACGAGGGCGAGAAGTCTGTTGTCCTGCTCGCGGGCGGCCCCGGCGTCGGGCCCGCCATCGGCATCGCGGAACGCGCAATCACCGAAGACGCGGACGTAACGCTCGTCTACCGGGACGACGAACCGGTCCACGAGGAGCGACTCGCCGGCCTCTCCGTCGCGGGCGCTCGCGTCGTCTTCGTCACCGGCGCGCTCTCGGACGCGGTGCAGTCCATCGCCGAGAGTCCCGACGCTGCGCCGTTCGTCTACGGGTTCAGCGACTTCTGCGAGGAGGCCGTCGAGGCCCTCGACGCCGCGGGCTTCGACACCGAGACGGCGAAGGTCGAGAGCTTCGGCCCCGCGCCGTAA
- a CDS encoding oxoglutarate--ferredoxin oxidoreductase has translation MHDDLNWAIGGEAGDGIASTGKIFAQALSRAGRHVFTSKDFASRIRGGYTAYKVRTSVDQVQSVVDRLDILIALTERTVDENLDELHEDSVIIYDGERTEFSDFEAPEDVTGLDVPLKSLAEEAGGAIMRNVVALGAVCAVADFPIENLDESLEKRFGDKGESIVENNKQAARLGSEYVEENFPAEGPRYSLETTDNDYVLLNGDEAIGMGAIAAGCRFYAGYPITPATDVMEYLTGRIDQFGGHVVQAEDELAAINIALGAARAGARAMTATSGPGIDLMAETFGLVATSETPLVITNVMRSGPSTGMPTKQEQGDLNMMLKGGHGEVPRFVVAPTSVAECFHKTVEAFNLAEKYQIPVYLTADLSMAVTERTYEPDEFDMEAVEVDRGKLVDEGEISAWQNEKEQFKPHADTADGVSPRALPGTKGGVHMSTGLEHDELGRRTEDTDVRVEQVDKRYRKVDTAIEQENFDYREFGDSEADSLVISWGSNEGTLVEALDYLDADGVDVRVISVPYIFPRPDLSDEVQAAETVVVVEANATGQFADVVEHDVLERVERINKYDGVDFKADELAAEIKETLA, from the coding sequence ATGCACGACGACCTGAACTGGGCCATCGGCGGCGAAGCCGGCGATGGAATCGCTTCGACCGGCAAAATCTTCGCTCAGGCGCTCTCGCGCGCCGGCCGGCACGTGTTCACCTCGAAGGACTTCGCCTCTCGTATCCGGGGTGGCTACACGGCGTACAAGGTCCGGACGTCGGTCGACCAGGTGCAGAGCGTGGTCGACCGCCTCGACATTCTCATCGCGCTCACCGAGCGCACCGTCGACGAGAACCTCGACGAACTCCACGAGGACTCCGTCATCATCTACGACGGGGAACGAACGGAGTTCTCGGACTTCGAAGCGCCCGAAGACGTGACCGGGCTGGACGTCCCGCTGAAGTCGCTGGCCGAGGAGGCCGGCGGCGCCATCATGCGGAACGTCGTGGCACTCGGCGCCGTCTGCGCCGTCGCCGACTTCCCCATCGAGAACCTCGACGAGTCCCTGGAGAAGCGCTTCGGTGACAAGGGCGAGAGCATCGTCGAGAACAACAAGCAGGCCGCCCGCCTCGGCTCCGAGTACGTCGAGGAGAACTTCCCAGCGGAGGGCCCCCGCTACTCGCTGGAGACGACCGACAACGACTACGTCCTGCTGAACGGCGACGAGGCCATCGGCATGGGCGCAATCGCCGCCGGCTGCCGGTTCTACGCCGGCTACCCCATCACGCCCGCGACGGACGTGATGGAGTACCTCACTGGCCGCATCGACCAGTTCGGTGGTCACGTGGTCCAGGCCGAGGACGAACTCGCCGCCATCAACATCGCGCTCGGCGCCGCACGCGCCGGCGCTCGGGCGATGACCGCGACGTCGGGCCCGGGCATCGACCTGATGGCCGAGACGTTCGGCCTCGTCGCGACCAGCGAGACGCCGCTGGTCATCACGAACGTGATGCGCTCGGGTCCCTCCACGGGGATGCCGACGAAGCAGGAGCAGGGCGACCTCAACATGATGCTGAAGGGCGGCCACGGCGAGGTTCCGCGCTTCGTCGTCGCGCCCACCTCCGTCGCGGAGTGCTTCCACAAGACCGTCGAGGCGTTCAACCTCGCCGAGAAGTACCAGATACCGGTCTACCTCACCGCCGACCTCTCGATGGCGGTTACCGAGCGCACCTACGAACCCGACGAGTTCGACATGGAGGCGGTCGAGGTCGACCGCGGGAAACTCGTCGATGAGGGCGAGATATCGGCCTGGCAGAACGAGAAGGAGCAGTTCAAGCCCCACGCCGACACGGCCGACGGCGTCAGCCCGCGCGCGCTCCCCGGTACGAAGGGCGGCGTCCACATGTCCACGGGCCTCGAGCACGACGAGCTCGGCCGACGGACCGAGGACACGGACGTCCGCGTCGAGCAGGTCGACAAGCGCTACCGCAAGGTCGACACCGCGATCGAACAGGAGAACTTCGACTACCGCGAGTTCGGCGACAGCGAGGCCGACAGCCTCGTCATCTCGTGGGGGTCCAACGAGGGGACGCTCGTCGAGGCCCTCGACTACCTCGACGCCGACGGCGTGGACGTCCGCGTCATCTCGGTGCCGTACATCTTCCCCCGCCCCGACCTCAGCGACGAGGTCCAGGCTGCGGAGACGGTCGTCGTCGTCGAAGCGAACGCGACCGGCCAGTTCGCCGACGTCGTCGAACACGACGTCCTCGAGCGGGTCGAGCGCATCAACAAGTACGACGGCGTCGACTTCAAGGCCGACGAACTCGCCGCCGAGATCAAGGAGACCCTAGCATGA
- a CDS encoding ADP-ribose pyrophosphatase, translated as MAISVRSRREIDRRIDALRETYGEFPVHEETVENDPGLFEHGTAFFEAGGRGGAGARVTDDEGRVLLIRHPRDPGQWVLPAGGHEPGESFAETAVREVWEETGVDCELTGVWQVKRRRFVHREDPERRGYLLSVFFTAAYAGGEADRYPERWDEDADEEILDVEWFDELPENAAGYVTDPDVPERDAVNDS; from the coding sequence GTGGCCATCAGCGTTCGCTCCAGGCGCGAGATAGACCGCCGCATCGACGCACTCCGCGAGACGTACGGCGAGTTCCCGGTCCACGAGGAGACGGTCGAGAACGACCCCGGCCTGTTCGAACACGGCACAGCGTTCTTCGAGGCCGGCGGCCGGGGTGGGGCGGGAGCGCGCGTCACCGACGACGAGGGCCGCGTCCTCCTCATCCGCCACCCGCGCGACCCCGGACAGTGGGTGTTGCCGGCGGGCGGACACGAACCCGGCGAGTCGTTCGCGGAGACCGCAGTCCGTGAGGTGTGGGAGGAGACGGGCGTCGACTGCGAACTCACGGGCGTCTGGCAGGTCAAGCGCCGCCGGTTCGTCCACCGCGAGGACCCCGAGCGCCGCGGTTACCTGCTCTCCGTTTTCTTCACCGCAGCGTACGCCGGCGGCGAGGCGGATCGCTACCCGGAGCGCTGGGACGAAGACGCCGACGAGGAGATTCTGGACGTCGAGTGGTTCGACGAACTCCCGGAGAACGCCGCGGGGTACGTCACCGACCCGGACGTTCCGGAGCGAGACGCCGTGAACGACTCCTGA